The Glycine soja cultivar W05 chromosome 6, ASM419377v2, whole genome shotgun sequence genome has a window encoding:
- the LOC114417090 gene encoding peroxidase P7-like has protein sequence MANSLNSHFFVVVFILSLLAFSSNAQLSPTFYAKTCPNVQTIVSSAMRQAVAKEARIGASILRLFFHDCFVNGCDGSILLDDTATFTGEKNAGPNRNSARGFEVIDTIKTNVEASCNATVSCADILALATRDGIVLLGGPSWTVPLGRRDARTASQSAANNQIPGPSSDLSTLISMFASKGLTSSDLTVLSGAHTIGQAQCQFFRTRIYNETNIDTNFAATRKTTCPATGGNTNLAPLETLTPTRFDNNYYADLVNRRGLLHSDQVLFNGGSQDSLVRSYSGNSAAFSKDFAAAMVKLGNISPLTGSSGEIRRNCRVVN, from the exons ATGGCTAATTCTCTTAATAGCCACTTTTTTGTAGTAGTATTTATTCTTTCTCTCTTGGCCTTTTCTAGCAATGCACAACTATCTCCCACCTTCTATGCCAAAACTTGCCCCAATGTTCAAACCATAGTGAGCAGTGCAATGAGGCAAGCTGTTGCTAAAGAAGCCAGGATTGGTGCCTCTATTCTTCGTTTGTTCTTTCATGATTGCTTTGTAAAT GGTTGTGATGGATCAATCTTATTGGACGACACTGCCACATTCACTGGCGAGAAAAATGCAGGACCAAACAGAAATTCAGCGAGGGGCTTCGAAGTTATTGATACCATTAAAACCAACGTTGAAGCTTCTTGCAATGCCACCGTGTCGTGTGCTGATATTCTAGCACTTGCCACAAGAGACGGAATTGTGCTG CTAGGAGGACCCTCATGGACAGTTCCTCTAGGAAGAAGAGATGCAAGAACAGCAAGCCAGAGTGCAGCCAACAACCAAATCCCAGGACCCTCCTCTGACCTCTCAACCCTAATCTCTATGTTTGCATCCAAAGGCCTAACATCAAGTGACCTAACCGTTCTTTCAGGTGCCCACACAATAGGCCAAGCACAGTGCCAGTTCTTTAGAACTCGCATATACAACGAAACCAACATCGACACCAACTTCGCCGCCACCAGAAAAACAACTTGCCCCGCCACCGGAGGGAACACCAACCTGGCCCCTCTGGAAACCCTAACCCCGACACGATTCGACAACAATTACTACGCCGACCTCGTCAACCGCCGTGGCCTTCTCCACTCCGATCAGGTGCTTTTCAATGGTGGGTCTCAGGATTCCCTTGTGCGGAGCTACAGTGGCAACAGTGCTGCATTTTCTAAGGACTTTGCTGCTGCCATGGTGAAGTTGGGCAATATTAGTCCCCTCACTGGGTCCAGTGGGGAGATCAGAAGGAATTGCAGGGTTGTGAATTAA
- the LOC114417092 gene encoding uncharacterized protein LOC114417092, whose product MAALKLLLSQARRHSLPKCAFSMTSHRSLCASSESNSNPPRRPFEPIPIQPVSYPVKPKPAPPEPQPSPEPQSQSLPPSPPDSQRAWTREDIRYVKDVPSIAPVAYASRGGVAPLPDDRAPVEDAAESERRMIEAENEMRLRMAKAVEEERMKVPFPLLIKPKKNEKPPPLDLNEAIRQVKANAKAKFDETVEAHIRLGVDSKRTEMAVRGTVILPHGAPKAVSVAVFAEGAEAEEAKAAGADIVGGKELIEEIASGKNKLKVDKCFSTPGMAPNLGKIAQYLRKRRLMPDKKLGTLTSDIAGQLKELRQGRVEFKMESKSILHVGLGKVSYKEEALRENISAFMNAVLLAKPAGLKKTSKYAGYVLSVHISSTMGPGLPVSIQSISKAADNYKKMHMV is encoded by the exons ATGGCGGCACTGAAGCTTCTCCTCTCCCAAGCTCGCCGCCATTCCCTCCCCAAATGCGCTTTCTCTATGACCTCTCACAGATCCCTCTGTGCTTCTTCGGAATCAAACTCAAACCCTCCCCGAAGACCCTTCGAACCCATCCCCATCCAACCCGTTTCCTACCCCGTCAAGCCCAAACCCGCACCACCCGAACCTCAACCTTCACCCGAACCTCAATCACAATCCCTCCCCCCTTCCCCGCCGGACTCGCAACGCGCTTGGACGCGCGAGGACATCCGCTACGTGAAGGACGTGCCGTCGATCGCGCCGGTGGCGTACGCCTCGCGCGGCGGCGTGGCGCCTCTCCCCGATGACAGAGCTCCCGTGGAGGACGCGGCAGAGAGCGAGAGGAGGATGATCGAGGCAGAGAATGAAATGAGGTTGCGAATGGCCAAGGCCGTCGAAGAGGAAAGAATGAAGGTGCCGTTTCCGCTGCTGATTAAGCCCAAGAAGAACGAGAAGCCTCCTCCGCTTGATTTGAACGAAGCCATTCGCCAAGTTaag GCCAATGCCAAGGCAAAGTTTGATGAAACTGTTGAAGCACATATAAGATTGGGTGTTGATTCAAAGCGAACAGAAATG GCAGTTCGTGGTACTGTGATTCTGCCTCATGGTGCTCCAAAG GCTGTCAGTGTGGCTGTTTTTGCAGAAGGGGCTGAGGCAGAGGAAGCGAAAGCTGCAGGAGCTGATATAGTTGGTGGTAAAGAGCTTATTGAGGAGATTGCTA GCGGTAAAAATAAGCTCAAAGTTGACAAATGCTTCTCAACTCCTGGAATGGCACCTAATCTTGGAAAG ATAGCACAATATCTTAGAAAGCGAAGACTGATGCCAGATAAGAAA CTAGGTACTCTTACTAGTGATATTGCTGGGCAGTTGAAAGAGCTAAGACAAGGCCGTGTAGAGTTTAAAATGGAAAGTAAATCAATTTTGCATGTGGGACTTGGAAAG GTAAGCTACAAAGAAGAGGCTTTACGGGAGAATATTAGTGCATTTATGAATGCTGTATTGCTTGCAAAGCCTGCTGGCTTAAAAAAGA CTTCCAAATATGCTGGGTATGTGTTGTCTGTCCATATAAGCAGCACG ATGGGCCCAGGATTACCTGTATCTATACAATCAATATCCAAAGCAGCAGATAACTACAAGAAAATGCATATGGTTTGA
- the LOC114417093 gene encoding sec1 family domain-containing protein MIP3-like, producing MATVDVIKSCIDSIRQISEHIQDAIVYLDAGSTESFQFIGAYPVLLELGARAICSLENMCALDVVVDWNSNSNPARKLVVITSSLLSDAHRYILRCLSTHQVVRHCIIFTSISETAHSAFPDSPLGPDAYHEYESLLVQDYEELVKKSGIKPGQAKHNFEDGGRSEFSSSGENVLNLEASSSGRDFYEHNPLDYIEDAVLKLVVSVHHFPMILCPISPRVFVLPAEGLVAEAYLSAEHEDSISPGLPPLSTGMLSDADDVPPGATLTAHFLYHLAAKMDLKMEIFSLGDISKTVGKILTDMSSLYDVGRRKRSAGLLLIDRTLDLLTPCCHGDSLVDRMFSSLPRRNRTFSHGSGSQLKLGSSYLQRAPLDVQIPLAKILNEEDWQIDNFRLLETVEAFLCGWNSGNSDSQVEGLINLSQKIHDKPSQSDVEILTGSFISSENFRGMPLLEAILDRKTKDGALLIKKWLQESLRRENLTVNVKSRPGLVTKPELQAMIKALSRSQSSLLRNKGIIQLASATLFSLDESNYAKWDAFSSAEKILGVSSGETSQSLAIQIGDLINKSALLGSHVNEGKREISKGLLSLQDALLLMIIGYILAGENFPTSGSDGPFSWQEEHLLKEAVVDALLENPSVANLKFLDGLREELETNVSKSKSEETAEEPSKLDIDDFDDQWGKWGDEDVDDDNKNEKVYGDVQLKLELRDRVDKFFKFLHKLSGLKRKNIPLRDGSLTTEANFDEDRKGLLYKLLTRVLGKYDVPGLEYHSSTVGRLFKSGFGRFGLGQAKPSLADQNVILVFVIGGINGLEVREAHEALAESGRPDIELLVGGTTLLTSNDMLNLLLGDSSYI from the exons ATATCAGAGCATATTCAAGACGCTATTGTTTATTTAGATGCTGGATCTACAGAAAGTTTCCAATTTATTGGGGCATATCCAGTACTTCTTGAACTTGGGGCACGAGCTATTTGCAGTTTGGAAAACATGTGCGCACTTGATGTG GTGGTTGATTGGAACTCAAATTCTAATCCTGCGAGGAAACTTGTGGTTATCACATCAAGTCTACTAAGTGATGCACACCGGTATATTTTACGTTGCCTGAGCACACATCAAGTTGTTCGTCATTGCATTATATTTACATCTATCTCAGAG ACAGCACACTCAGCATTTCCTGATTCACCTCTGGGGCCAGATGCATATCATGAATATGAATCCTTACTGGTTCAAGATTACGAAGAACTAGTTAAGAAATCAGGGATAAAACCTGGACAGGCAAAACATAACTTTGAAGATGGAGGACGTTCAGAGTTTTCTTCCAGCGGAGAGAATGTTCTTAATCTTGAAGCTAGTTCAAGTGGAAGAGATTTTTACGAGCACAATCCATTAGACTACATTGAAGATGCAGTGCTGAAATTGGTTGTTTCTGTTCATCATTTTCCCATGATTTTATGTCCCATTTCACCACGAGTATTTGTCCTACCTGCAGAAGGGTTGGTGGCTGAAGCATACTTATCAGCTGAGCATGAAGATTCCATTAGTCCTGGTTTGCCGCCCTTAAGTACTGGCATGCTCTCTGATGCTGATGATGTGCCTCCAGGGGCTACTCTTACAGCACACTTTCTCTACCATTTGGCTGCCAAG ATGGACTTGAAAATGGAAATTTTCTCCCttggtgatatatcaaaaaCTGTGGGAAAAATATTGACAGACATGTCAAGTCTTTATGATGTAGGCCGCCGTAAACGATCAGCAGGGCTGTTACTCATTGATCGTACACTTGATCTTCTCACTCCTTGCTGTCATGGGGACTCGCTTGTTGACCGTATGTTTTCTTCTTTGCCCCGTAGAAATAGAacattttcccatggttcaggaAGCCAACTCAAACTTGGTTCTTCCTACCTGCAACGTGCTCCTTTAGATGTTCAGATACCCCTTGCAAAGATCCTGAATGAAGAAGATTGGCAAATAGACAATTTTCGGCTTTTAGAAACTGTTGAAGCTTTTTTGTGTGGTTGGAATTCTGGTAATTCTGATTCTCAGGTTGAAGGCTTGATTAACCTAAGCCAGAAAATCCATGACAAGCCTAGTCAGTCTGATGTAGAGATACTTACCGGGTCCTTTATCTCCTCTGAAAATTTCCGTGGAATGCCATTATTGGAGGCTATTCtagatagaaaaacaaaagatggGGCCCTACTGATCAAGAAATGGCTACAAGAATCTCTGCGCAGGGAAAATCTTACTGTGAATGTGAAGTCTCGTCCTGGTCTTGTTACAAAGCCAGAGTTGCAAGCCATGATCAAAGCTTTGTCCAGGAGCCAATCCTCTTTGCTAAGGAACAAAGGAATTATCCAATTAGCTTCAGCCACATTGTTTTCCCTTGATGAATCAAATTATGCTAAATGGGATGCATTTAGCAGCGCAGAGAAAATTCTGGGTGTTAGTTCTGGAGAAACAAGTCAAAGTCTTGCCATTCAAATTGGTGATCTCATCAACAAGAGTGCTCTGCTGGGATCACATGTAAATGAAGGGAAAAGGGAGATATCAAAGGGGTTACTTTCTTTGCAAGATGCTTTGTTGTTGATGATCATTGGATATATATTGGCTGGAGAAAATTTTCCAACATCTGGTTCTGATGGGCCATTTTCTTGGCAAGAGGAACATTTGTTAAAAGAAGCTGTTGTAGATGCTCTTCTTGAAAATCCATCAGTAGCAAATCTCAAGTTTCTAGATGGACTACGGGAAGAGCTTGAAACTAATGTAAGCAAGTCAAAATCAGAGGAAACAGCTGAAGAACCTTCAAAACTAGATattgatgattttgatgatCAGTGGGGTAAATGGGGTGATGAAgatgttgatgatgacaacaaaaatgaaaaagtgtaTGGTGATGTGCAACTGAAGTTGGAGTTGCGAGATAGGGTGgataaatttttcaaatttcttcATAAGTTATCTGgtttaaaaagaaagaatataccATTAAGGGATGGATCATTGACTACGGAAGCTAATTTTGATGAGGATAGAAAAGGATTGCTTTATAAGTTACTAACAAGGGTGTTGGGCAAGTACGATGTGCCTGGGTTAGAATATCATTCTTCCACTGTGGGGCGCTTGTTTAAGAGTGGGTTTGGAAGATTTGGCCTTGGTCAG GCCAAACCAAGTCTTGCGGATCAAAATGTCATTTTGGTGTTTGTTATTGGGGGCATTAATGGACTCGAG GTGCGTGAAGCTCATGAGGCATTGGCTGAAAGTGGAAGACCTGATATAGAGTTGCTTGTTGGTGGAACAACTCTTCTCACTTCCAATGACATGCTCAACTTACTGTTAGGGGACTCAAGTTACATTTGA